The DNA window TGCCAGCGATGCATCGCCAAGCATCACGGGAATGATCGGATGATCAGCACCGGCAAGCGTAAAGCCAAGCTTGGTCATATCCTTGCGGAAATGTGCGGCATTGGCGCTGAGACGCGCGCGCAGCTCGGCACCCTGATCGATCAGATCGAATACTTTCAGTGATGCGGCAGCAATAACCGGTGCAAGCGTATTGGAGAAGAGATAGGGACGCGAGCGCTGACGCAGCCAATCCACCACCTCTGCCTTACCCGACGTATAACCACCAGAAGCGCCGCCCAAAGCCTTGCCCAGCGTGCCCGTGATAATATCGACCCGACCTTCCACGCCGCAATATTCAGCCGAACCACGGCCATTCTTACCGACGAAGCCAACCGCATGGCTATCATCGACCATGACCATCGCGCCGTATTTTTCAGCGAGATCGCAAACGCCCTGAAGATTGGCGATAATGCCATCCATGGAGAATACGCCATCCGTGGCAATCAGCTTGAACCGGCTGCCTTCGGCTTTCTTCAATTCTTCTTCGAGTGCCGCCATATCATTATTGGCGTAGCGGAAACGCTTCGCCTTTGACAGGCGGACACCATCAATAATGGAGGCATGGTTGAGCGCATCGGAAATGATCGCATCTTCTTCGCCCAGCAGCGTTTCAAACAGACCGCCATTGGCATCGAAACAGCTGGAATAAAGGATCGTGTCTTCAAGACCGAGAAAGCTGGAGATGCGCGACTCAAGCTGCTTGTGCTCTTCCTGTGTGCCGCAGATGAAACGAACCGAAGCCATGCCATAACCATAACGGTCGAGCGCTGCCTTTCCGGCCTCTGCCAGTTCTTCATTGTTGGCAAGGCCAAGATAATTGTTGGCACAGAAATTCAGAACCTTCGCACCACTGGAAACCTGAATTTGCCCCGCCTGCTTGGAGGTGATGACGCGCTCGGACTTGTAAAGTCCCGATTCCTTCAAGCCCTTCAGCTCGGTCGTAAGGTGATCAATGAATTGCTGTGTCATGATCCGTATGGTGTCCTGCTTGGTTCTTCCGGCAACGGGCCGTGGCGATTGTGCGTATTCGGATATTCGCAGGCAGTGTCATCTCACGATCGGATGAATGTCTCAAGCCCCAGATTGAACAGCGGACGAACAGCACCAAGAATAGCAAAATCCTCGCTCGATTTGTCAGCGACCAGAACGGGCAGTTCGAGTGTTCCGATCAGCCCTTCCGCCTGAAAGGCGCTCTCAAACGCTTTCCAAACATCGGCGTTGGCAATGAAAGGACCGGTCACGATAACCCGTTTTGGAAAAAGCAGGCGGCAAACATTGGCGAGGGATCGCGCCATCAGTTGTAAGCCCGTCTGAATATCTGCGAGTTCGAGCAATGGCAGGCCGGACATCTGCCCCGCCAGCACTTCTTCATCCTCCGAAAGATCCGGCCAGATTTCACGCATCTGTGGCAGCAGGGCCCATAAGGCCGCTGCAGTCTCCAGACAACCATGATTGCCACAACCGCAAGGACGGTCTTCCAGCAGATTAAAGCGCCAATGGCCAATTTCGCCAAACGGGCCGCCGGCACGGATGAACGGATCGCCATTGACGCTATAGGCCAGACCAATGCCCCAACCCCAATGCAGCAGCAATGTATTGTCCGTGCCATAAACCGGGTCCTGCAATACGCGCGCATTGAGTTCCGCATCGAGGTGACGGCAGACGAGAACCACAGGTGTCACAGGGGCGAGCGCCGCAGCAATGTCAAAATCACGGAGATCAGGCCAGCGTGATGTCAGCAGCCAAATCTTGGCTTTCACATCAACAACACCTGATACGGACACGGATGTGCCGATGTGCTGCATCCCCGATGGGCATTTGCTTGCCAATAACTGGACCAGTTCCTGCATTGCGGCTGT is part of the Phyllobacterium sp. T1293 genome and encodes:
- a CDS encoding glycine C-acetyltransferase, translating into MTQQFIDHLTTELKGLKESGLYKSERVITSKQAGQIQVSSGAKVLNFCANNYLGLANNEELAEAGKAALDRYGYGMASVRFICGTQEEHKQLESRISSFLGLEDTILYSSCFDANGGLFETLLGEEDAIISDALNHASIIDGVRLSKAKRFRYANNDMAALEEELKKAEGSRFKLIATDGVFSMDGIIANLQGVCDLAEKYGAMVMVDDSHAVGFVGKNGRGSAEYCGVEGRVDIITGTLGKALGGASGGYTSGKAEVVDWLRQRSRPYLFSNTLAPVIAAASLKVFDLIDQGAELRARLSANAAHFRKDMTKLGFTLAGADHPIIPVMLGDASLAQEMASRMLDKGVYVVGFAFPVVPKGQARIRTQMSAAHTTEDVARAIDVFAEVGRDLGIIK
- a CDS encoding ROK family transcriptional regulator, producing MILTIDETHYDDAHQRDCARVIALISDGNQHSRPGIAETLDMTSTTTSKVVSDLIARGLLVEKAGEKSGRGRPAIQIGLNVKRFGATVIHVSSRSLRGTLVDFGGQTLARESLDIPSSVDRDRMTAAMQELVQLLASKCPSGMQHIGTSVSVSGVVDVKAKIWLLTSRWPDLRDFDIAAALAPVTPVVLVCRHLDAELNARVLQDPVYGTDNTLLLHWGWGIGLAYSVNGDPFIRAGGPFGEIGHWRFNLLEDRPCGCGNHGCLETAAALWALLPQMREIWPDLSEDEEVLAGQMSGLPLLELADIQTGLQLMARSLANVCRLLFPKRVIVTGPFIANADVWKAFESAFQAEGLIGTLELPVLVADKSSEDFAILGAVRPLFNLGLETFIRS